A genomic segment from Klebsiella africana encodes:
- the pobA gene encoding 4-hydroxybenzoate 3-monooxygenase, with protein MKTQVAIIGAGPSGLLLGQLLHNAGIHTVILERQTPQYVLGRIRAGILESGTVDLLREAGVAQRMDAEGLVHHGVEFLFDGQRVPVALSELTDGKSVMVYGQTEVTRDLMAARAASGATIVYGVSEVVIHDAKSDRPTITYLSEGETCRLECDFIAGCDGFHGVSRQSIPRDVLKTYESIWPFGWLGLLADTPPVNPELIYAHHQRGFVLCSQRSLTRSRYYLQVPLSDKVEAWSDERFWQELKYRLPEDLASKLVTGHSLEKSIAPLRSFVVEPMQYGRLFLVGDAAHIVPPTGAKGLNLAASDVNYLWRILREYYHHGRSDLLASYSRLALDRVWKGERFSWFMTRLLHDFPDQSEFDAKMQAADRRYYLGSRAGLTTIAENYVGLPIERVT; from the coding sequence ATGAAAACACAGGTCGCGATTATCGGCGCAGGCCCTTCCGGACTGCTGCTGGGGCAATTGCTGCACAATGCCGGGATCCATACCGTGATCCTTGAGCGTCAAACGCCGCAGTATGTGCTGGGGCGTATTCGCGCCGGAATTCTGGAAAGCGGCACCGTCGATCTGCTTCGTGAAGCGGGTGTGGCGCAGCGAATGGACGCTGAAGGCCTGGTGCATCATGGGGTGGAATTTCTGTTTGACGGCCAGCGGGTGCCAGTCGCCCTGAGCGAACTGACCGATGGCAAAAGTGTAATGGTTTACGGCCAGACCGAAGTGACTCGCGATCTCATGGCGGCCCGAGCTGCCAGCGGCGCAACGATCGTCTACGGCGTGAGCGAGGTGGTTATCCATGACGCTAAAAGCGACCGGCCGACGATCACCTACCTCAGCGAAGGTGAAACTTGCCGCCTGGAGTGCGACTTCATTGCCGGTTGCGACGGGTTCCACGGCGTGTCGCGGCAGAGTATTCCCCGTGACGTCCTCAAAACCTACGAAAGCATTTGGCCGTTTGGCTGGTTAGGCCTTCTGGCGGATACGCCGCCGGTCAATCCAGAGCTGATCTATGCGCATCATCAGCGAGGATTCGTGTTGTGTAGTCAGCGCTCACTTACTCGCAGCCGCTACTATCTCCAGGTTCCACTGAGCGATAAGGTGGAAGCATGGTCGGACGAACGCTTCTGGCAGGAGCTGAAGTACCGCTTGCCGGAGGATCTGGCATCAAAGTTAGTGACTGGTCACTCACTTGAGAAGAGTATTGCCCCTCTGCGCAGCTTCGTCGTGGAGCCGATGCAGTATGGCCGATTGTTCCTCGTGGGGGATGCCGCGCATATCGTTCCACCGACCGGCGCTAAAGGATTGAACCTGGCGGCGTCGGACGTGAACTATCTGTGGCGGATCCTGCGCGAATACTACCATCACGGCCGGAGCGATCTGCTGGCGAGCTACTCGCGACTGGCGCTGGATCGGGTCTGGAAAGGGGAACGCTTTAGCTGGTTTATGACCCGCCTGCTGCACGATTTCCCGGACCAGAGCGAGTTTGATGCCAAAATGCAGGCAGCCGACCGTCGATACTATCTTGGCTCACGCGCCGGGTTGACCACCATCGCGGAAAACTACGTAGGTTTGCCCATAGAACGCGTCACCTGA
- a CDS encoding threonine/serine exporter family protein yields the protein MQVDRSQQRAITRLCIQCGLFLLQHGAESALVEELSTRLGRALGMDSVESAISSNAIVLTTIKDGECLTSTRKNVDRGINMHVVTEVQHIVILAEHKLLDYRDVEKRFAQIVPLRYPRWLLVLMVGLSCACFCKLNNGGWDGALVSFCASTVAMYIRQVLTHRSMHPQINFCITAFVATTISGLLLRLPAFASTPTIAMAASVLLLVPGFPLINAVADMFKGHINTGLARWAIASLLTLATCIGVVMAMTVWGLRGWA from the coding sequence ATGCAGGTTGATCGGTCACAGCAGCGGGCAATCACACGTTTATGTATCCAGTGTGGTCTTTTTTTGTTACAGCACGGCGCCGAGAGTGCGCTGGTGGAAGAGCTTTCTACCCGCCTCGGGCGAGCGCTGGGAATGGACAGCGTGGAAAGCGCCATCTCCTCGAATGCCATCGTGCTGACCACCATTAAAGATGGCGAATGTCTCACCTCAACGCGTAAAAATGTCGACCGCGGTATCAATATGCATGTGGTGACGGAAGTGCAGCATATTGTGATCCTCGCCGAGCATAAACTGCTGGACTATCGCGATGTCGAGAAGCGCTTTGCGCAGATCGTTCCTCTGCGCTATCCGCGCTGGCTGCTGGTCCTGATGGTAGGTCTCTCCTGCGCCTGTTTCTGCAAACTGAATAACGGCGGCTGGGACGGGGCGCTGGTCAGCTTTTGCGCCAGCACGGTCGCCATGTACATTCGCCAGGTGCTGACCCACCGCTCCATGCATCCGCAGATCAACTTCTGCATTACCGCGTTTGTCGCCACCACCATCTCCGGGCTGCTGCTGCGCCTGCCGGCTTTTGCCAGTACGCCGACCATCGCCATGGCCGCCAGCGTCCTGCTGCTGGTTCCGGGTTTTCCTTTGATCAACGCCGTTGCCGACATGTTTAAAGGACATATCAATACCGGGCTCGCCCGCTGGGCGATCGCCAGCCTGCTAACCCTCGCCACCTGCATTGGCGTGGTAATGGCGATGACCGTATGGGGGCTGCGCGGATGGGCATAA
- a CDS encoding threonine/serine exporter codes for MGIISFIFALAEDMVLAAIPAVGFAMVFNVPQRALRWCALLGAIGHGSRMVMMSAGFNIEWATFLAALLVGSIGIQWSRWYLAHPKIFTVAAVIPMFPGISAYTAMISAVKISHFGYSEEMMILLLSNFLKASSIVGALSIGLSIPGLWLYRKRPRV; via the coding sequence ATGGGCATAATCTCGTTTATCTTTGCGCTGGCGGAAGACATGGTGCTGGCAGCCATTCCAGCCGTCGGTTTTGCGATGGTCTTTAATGTCCCCCAGCGTGCCCTGCGCTGGTGTGCGCTGCTGGGGGCGATAGGTCACGGCTCGCGTATGGTCATGATGAGCGCGGGATTTAATATTGAATGGGCCACCTTTCTCGCTGCCCTGCTGGTGGGCAGCATCGGCATTCAGTGGTCGCGCTGGTATCTGGCGCATCCAAAGATTTTTACCGTCGCCGCCGTGATCCCGATGTTTCCCGGCATCTCGGCCTACACCGCGATGATTTCCGCGGTAAAAATCAGTCATTTTGGTTATTCGGAAGAGATGATGATTTTACTGCTGAGCAATTTTTTAAAGGCGTCTTCTATTGTAGGCGCCCTGTCCATTGGCCTGTCGATACCCGGTCTGTGGCTGTATCGTAAGCGCCCTCGCGTCTAA
- the dnaT gene encoding primosomal protein DnaT — MSSRILTSHFSGLEEFLQQHAALLAKSTDGTVAVFANNAPAFYALTPARLAQLLELEARLSRPGSDIALDPQFFEEPTAAPVAVPMGKFAMYADWQPDADFQRLAALWGIALSQPVTPEELAAFVAYWQAEGKVFHHVQWQQKLARSVQISRASNGGQPKRDVNSVSEPDSHIPRGFRG, encoded by the coding sequence ATGTCTTCGCGAATTTTAACCTCCCATTTTAGCGGCCTGGAAGAGTTCCTCCAGCAGCACGCGGCGCTGCTGGCGAAATCGACTGACGGCACTGTCGCCGTTTTTGCCAATAATGCGCCGGCGTTCTATGCGCTGACGCCGGCCCGGCTGGCGCAGCTGCTGGAACTGGAAGCTAGGCTGTCACGCCCCGGCAGCGACATCGCGCTTGACCCGCAGTTTTTCGAGGAGCCCACCGCGGCACCGGTTGCGGTGCCAATGGGTAAATTTGCCATGTACGCTGACTGGCAGCCAGACGCCGATTTTCAGCGCCTGGCCGCGCTATGGGGCATCGCCTTGAGCCAGCCGGTCACCCCGGAAGAGCTGGCCGCTTTCGTTGCTTACTGGCAGGCGGAAGGTAAAGTGTTTCACCACGTACAGTGGCAGCAGAAGCTGGCTCGCAGCGTGCAAATCAGCCGCGCCAGCAATGGTGGGCAGCCGAAGCGCGACGTGAACAGCGTCAGCGAACCGGACAGCCATATTCCGCGAGGTTTCCGAGGATGA
- the dnaC gene encoding DNA replication protein DnaC has translation MKNVGDLMKRLQKMMPAHIEPAFKTGEELLAWQKEQGRLRSEALERENRAMKMQRTFNRSGIRPLHQNCSFDNYRVECEGQMNALARARQYVEEFDGNIASFIFSGKPGTGKNHLAAAICNELLLRGKSVLIITVADIMSAMKDTFGNRETSEEQLLSDLSKVDLLVIDEIGMQTESRYEKVIINQIVDRRSSSKRPTGMLTNSNMEEMNKLLGERVMDRMRLGNSLWVIFNWESYRHRVTGKEY, from the coding sequence ATGAAAAACGTTGGCGACTTGATGAAACGCCTGCAGAAAATGATGCCGGCTCATATCGAACCGGCGTTTAAAACTGGTGAAGAGCTGCTGGCCTGGCAAAAAGAGCAAGGCCGGCTGCGTTCTGAAGCGCTGGAGCGGGAGAACCGCGCGATGAAAATGCAGCGTACCTTCAACCGCTCGGGGATCCGTCCGCTGCATCAGAACTGCTCTTTTGATAACTATCGCGTCGAGTGCGAGGGGCAGATGAATGCCCTTGCCCGGGCGCGCCAGTACGTGGAAGAGTTCGACGGTAATATCGCGAGCTTTATCTTCTCCGGTAAACCGGGTACCGGCAAAAACCACCTGGCGGCAGCCATCTGTAACGAGCTGCTGCTGCGCGGGAAATCCGTCTTAATCATCACTGTGGCCGATATTATGTCAGCGATGAAAGATACTTTCGGCAACCGGGAAACGAGCGAAGAGCAGTTGCTGAGCGACCTCAGCAAAGTCGACCTGCTGGTGATTGATGAAATTGGTATGCAGACGGAATCTCGTTATGAGAAGGTCATTATTAATCAGATAGTTGACCGCCGTTCCTCATCTAAACGCCCTACCGGAATGCTGACCAACAGCAATATGGAAGAGATGAACAAACTGCTTGGTGAGCGGGTGATGGATCGTATGCGCCTCGGCAACAGTCTGTGGGTGATCTTCAACTGGGAAAGCTACCGCCACCGCGTCACCGGCAAAGAGTATTAA
- a CDS encoding DUF2501 domain-containing protein: MKSLKYGLIAALVAGTFTVTGANAASWQDSLNSAASQLSGSSSQTSGGGMSVASLTSLLNGNSQSLTASSMNNAAGIMSYCAKQKLASVTSADNVKNQVLDKLGLSTPEKQKQDTSYLDGLQGLLNSKNGQQLDLNTLGNSSLAKQVKTKACDLVLKQGVNFLS; encoded by the coding sequence ATGAAATCGTTAAAATATGGCCTTATTGCCGCCCTCGTCGCCGGGACATTTACCGTCACCGGTGCCAACGCCGCCTCCTGGCAGGATTCTCTTAACAGTGCCGCCAGCCAGCTCAGCGGTAGTAGCTCTCAGACCAGCGGCGGCGGCATGTCCGTCGCCTCGCTAACCAGCCTGCTTAACGGCAATAGCCAGTCTCTGACCGCTAGCAGCATGAATAACGCCGCCGGGATCATGTCTTATTGCGCTAAACAAAAGCTCGCCTCGGTGACCAGCGCCGATAACGTCAAAAATCAGGTACTGGATAAACTGGGTCTCAGTACACCGGAAAAACAAAAACAGGACACCAGCTATCTGGATGGCCTGCAAGGTCTGCTTAACAGCAAAAATGGTCAGCAGCTGGACCTGAATACCCTCGGCAACAGCTCGCTGGCAAAACAGGTAAAAACCAAAGCCTGCGATCTGGTTCTGAAACAGGGCGTTAACTTCCTTTCCTGA
- the opgB gene encoding phosphatidylglycerol--membrane-oligosaccharide glycerophosphotransferase has protein sequence MSELLSIALFLASVVLYAWKAGRNTWWFAATLTVLGLFVVLNITLYASDYFTGDGINDAVLYTLTNSLTGAGIGKYILPGVGVAVALVAVFGALGWVLRRRRHHPHHVGYSLAALLLALASVDASPAFHQISELVKSQSREGDPDFAAYYKEPSKQIANPQLNLVYIYGESLERTYFDNDAFPNLTPELGKIKDQGLDFSNTMQLPGTDYTIAGMVASQCGIPLFAPFEGNASASVSSFFPQNICLGDILKNSGYENYFVQGANLRFAGKDVFLKSHGFDHLYGAEELKTTVADPTYRNDWGFYDDTVLDETWKKYEELSRSGKRFSLFALTVDTHHPDGFISRTCKRKRYDVDGKKNLSFSAVSCSQEHIAALIEKIKASPYFKNTVIVVSSDHLAMKNSAWEYLNKHDRSNLFFVLRGDQPQQETLAVKRNTMDNGATVLDILGGDNFIGLGRSSLSGQSLSGIFMNMKEKILAWKPDVIRLWNFPKEMKSFTIDSQKNMIAFSGSHFRLPLLLRVSDQRVEPLPESEYSAPLRFQLADFAPRDNFVWIDRCYKMGQLWAPELALSTDWCVSQGQLGGEQKVQHVDKPQWQGKTAFRDTLIDMERYKGNVDTLKIVDNDIRYKADSFVFNVAGAPEEVKQFSGISRPESWGRWSNAQLGSDVKIEYKEPLPEKFDLVITAKAYGPNANKPIPVRVGQSEQVLTLANDVTTTTLHFDNPTRSNTLTITPPDPQSTNEGNILGHSPRQLGIGMVEIKVVKSEG, from the coding sequence GTGTCAGAGTTGTTATCCATCGCCTTATTTTTAGCATCGGTGGTGCTTTATGCCTGGAAAGCGGGACGTAACACCTGGTGGTTTGCCGCCACGCTTACGGTGTTAGGCCTGTTCGTGGTGCTGAATATCACCCTCTACGCCAGCGACTACTTTACCGGCGACGGCATCAACGACGCGGTACTCTACACCTTGACCAACAGCCTGACCGGGGCCGGGATCGGCAAATACATACTGCCGGGCGTCGGCGTGGCCGTCGCGCTGGTCGCCGTCTTTGGTGCCCTCGGCTGGGTACTGCGCCGTCGTCGGCATCATCCTCATCATGTCGGCTACAGCCTGGCGGCTCTGCTGCTGGCACTGGCCTCCGTCGATGCCAGCCCGGCGTTCCATCAGATAAGTGAGCTGGTGAAATCCCAGTCGCGCGAGGGCGATCCAGACTTTGCCGCGTACTATAAAGAGCCGTCGAAGCAAATCGCCAATCCGCAGCTGAACCTGGTGTATATCTACGGCGAAAGCCTTGAGCGCACCTATTTTGATAACGATGCTTTCCCTAACCTCACCCCTGAGCTGGGTAAAATAAAAGATCAGGGGCTCGATTTCAGCAATACCATGCAGCTGCCGGGGACCGATTACACCATCGCCGGTATGGTCGCCTCGCAGTGCGGTATTCCGCTATTCGCGCCGTTTGAAGGTAACGCCTCGGCCTCGGTTTCCAGTTTCTTTCCGCAGAATATCTGCCTTGGCGATATTCTGAAGAACTCCGGCTATGAAAACTATTTTGTGCAGGGAGCCAACCTGCGCTTTGCCGGCAAAGACGTATTTCTTAAATCTCACGGCTTCGATCATCTCTACGGGGCAGAAGAGCTAAAAACTACGGTGGCGGATCCTACCTACCGCAACGACTGGGGCTTCTATGACGACACCGTGCTCGACGAGACGTGGAAAAAATACGAAGAACTGTCCCGGTCCGGGAAACGCTTCTCGCTATTTGCCCTGACGGTGGATACCCACCACCCCGACGGCTTTATCTCGCGCACCTGCAAGCGTAAACGCTATGACGTGGATGGTAAGAAAAACCTCTCCTTCAGCGCCGTTAGCTGCAGCCAGGAACATATCGCCGCGCTGATAGAGAAGATCAAAGCCTCACCCTATTTCAAAAACACGGTCATCGTGGTCTCTTCCGATCACCTGGCCATGAAGAACAGCGCCTGGGAATACCTCAACAAGCACGATCGCAGCAATCTGTTCTTTGTCCTGCGTGGCGATCAACCGCAGCAGGAGACCCTGGCGGTGAAACGCAACACCATGGATAACGGCGCGACGGTGCTCGACATTCTCGGCGGCGATAACTTTATTGGTCTCGGGCGCAGTAGTCTTTCCGGCCAGTCGCTCTCCGGTATTTTCATGAACATGAAAGAGAAAATCCTCGCCTGGAAACCGGACGTGATCCGCCTGTGGAACTTCCCGAAAGAGATGAAAAGTTTCACTATCGATTCGCAGAAGAACATGATCGCATTCTCCGGCAGCCATTTCCGTCTACCGCTGCTGCTGCGGGTGTCGGACCAGCGCGTGGAGCCGCTGCCGGAAAGCGAATACTCCGCGCCGCTGCGTTTCCAGCTGGCCGATTTTGCGCCGCGGGATAACTTCGTGTGGATCGATCGCTGCTATAAAATGGGCCAACTGTGGGCGCCTGAACTCGCGCTCTCCACCGACTGGTGCGTCTCACAGGGGCAATTGGGTGGTGAGCAGAAGGTCCAGCACGTCGATAAGCCACAGTGGCAAGGCAAAACCGCCTTTAGGGATACCCTTATCGATATGGAGCGCTATAAGGGAAACGTCGATACGCTGAAAATTGTCGACAACGATATTCGCTACAAGGCCGACAGCTTCGTGTTTAACGTCGCTGGCGCTCCGGAAGAGGTTAAACAGTTCAGCGGTATCTCGCGTCCCGAGTCGTGGGGGCGGTGGTCCAATGCCCAGTTGGGCAGCGACGTGAAGATTGAATATAAAGAACCGCTGCCGGAGAAATTTGATCTGGTGATCACCGCCAAAGCCTATGGCCCAAATGCCAACAAGCCGATCCCGGTACGGGTTGGCCAAAGTGAGCAAGTGCTTACTCTGGCCAATGATGTCACCACCACGACGCTGCATTTCGACAATCCGACGCGCAGCAATACGCTGACGATCACGCCACCGGATCCGCAGTCCACCAACGAGGGTAACATCCTCGGTCACTCCCCGCGTCAGCTGGGGATCGGCATGGTGGAGATCAAAGTGGTGAAAAGCGAAGGCTAA
- a CDS encoding tagaturonate reductase — MKTLNRHNFPGPQYPTRAIQFGEGNFLRAFIDWQLDLLNEQTDLATGVTIVRPINTAFPPSLNTQDGLYTTVIRGLNERGEAVSEARIIRSVNNEINPWQDFAGYLALARDPEITFVFSNTTEAGISYHAGDRPDDMPPVSFPAKLAQLLLERFRHFNGAADKGWTIIPCELIDYNGEALKALVLRYAKEWQLPAAFSDWVETANTFCSTLVDRIVTGYPREEAEKLEAELGYHDAFLDTAEYFWLFVIQGPQALKEMLRLDRCPLNIRIVEDIRPYKARKVAILNGAHTALVPVAWLCEVDTVGEAMQDEAIRHYVQQTIDEEIIPALDLPAEELRQFADAVTGRFLNPYIRHQLLAIALNGMTKFRTRILPQLLTTIRQHGAIPPRLTFALAALIAFYRGQRDGQTYPLQDDEVWLTRFAEGWAQVANGSPLHELVTEVLQDAAHWGEDLTAIPGLADQVTRYLEMILRAGMREALARL; from the coding sequence ATGAAAACGTTAAACAGACACAACTTTCCAGGACCTCAGTATCCGACCCGTGCGATTCAGTTCGGCGAGGGCAATTTCCTGCGGGCATTTATTGACTGGCAGCTGGATCTGCTGAATGAGCAAACCGATCTGGCAACGGGCGTCACCATTGTTCGCCCGATCAACACCGCGTTTCCGCCGTCGTTAAATACTCAGGACGGGCTGTATACCACGGTGATCCGCGGGTTGAATGAACGCGGCGAGGCGGTGAGCGAGGCGCGGATTATCCGCTCCGTTAATAATGAGATCAATCCCTGGCAGGATTTTGCTGGCTACCTCGCGCTGGCCCGTGATCCGGAGATTACATTTGTGTTTTCAAACACCACCGAAGCGGGGATTAGCTATCACGCCGGGGACCGGCCTGATGATATGCCGCCGGTCAGCTTCCCGGCGAAGCTGGCCCAATTGCTGCTTGAGCGGTTCCGTCATTTCAACGGCGCAGCGGATAAGGGCTGGACAATAATCCCTTGTGAACTGATTGATTATAATGGCGAAGCACTGAAGGCGTTGGTGCTGCGCTATGCTAAAGAATGGCAGTTGCCAGCAGCATTCAGCGACTGGGTTGAAACTGCCAATACATTTTGTTCAACGCTGGTTGACCGCATCGTCACCGGCTATCCGCGCGAGGAAGCGGAAAAACTGGAGGCGGAGCTCGGCTACCATGATGCTTTCCTGGATACTGCCGAATACTTTTGGTTATTTGTAATCCAGGGGCCGCAGGCGCTGAAGGAAATGCTGCGGCTGGATCGCTGCCCGCTGAATATTCGTATTGTAGAGGATATCCGGCCCTATAAAGCGCGCAAGGTTGCCATTCTTAACGGCGCGCATACCGCGCTGGTGCCGGTAGCATGGCTGTGTGAGGTGGATACGGTTGGCGAAGCGATGCAGGACGAAGCCATTCGCCATTATGTCCAACAGACGATTGATGAAGAGATTATCCCGGCGCTCGATTTACCGGCCGAGGAGCTTCGTCAGTTTGCCGATGCGGTCACCGGGCGCTTTCTTAATCCCTATATTCGCCATCAATTGCTCGCCATCGCCCTGAACGGCATGACTAAGTTTCGTACCCGGATCCTGCCGCAGCTGCTGACGACTATCCGCCAGCACGGCGCGATCCCGCCGCGGCTAACGTTTGCTCTGGCGGCGCTCATCGCCTTCTATCGCGGTCAGCGTGACGGACAGACGTATCCGCTACAGGATGATGAAGTTTGGTTAACCCGCTTTGCCGAAGGATGGGCTCAGGTGGCGAACGGCAGCCCACTGCATGAACTGGTCACAGAAGTCCTGCAGGATGCTGCGCACTGGGGTGAGGATCTGACGGCCATTCCCGGCCTTGCTGACCAAGTCACGCGCTATCTGGAAATGATTTTGCGCGCGGGGATGCGGGAGGCTCTGGCACGGCTGTAA
- a CDS encoding zinc-binding alcohol dehydrogenase family protein produces MTSMNTLVCQEPKKLHWEKRQIPIPGDDEVLIKIKAVGICGTDIHAWGGNQPFFSYPRVLGHEICGEIIGLGKNILNLKSGQQVAVIPYVACRHCPACLSGRTNCCENISVIGVHRDGGFSEYLCVPVNNLLVVDDVDPEAVALIEPFAISAHAVRRAAIQPRDQVLVVGAGPIGLGAAAIAKADGAQVVVADTSPARRDHVAQHLGLTTLDPSDPLFTEQLTATFGGSLAQKVIDATGNQQAMNNTVNLIRHGGSIIFVGLFKGELQFSDPEFHKKETTMMGSRNATEEDFAKVGRLMTEGKVTARMMLTHRYDFKSLAEIYESDVINNRQLIKGVIHF; encoded by the coding sequence ATGACGTCGATGAATACTTTAGTGTGTCAGGAACCTAAAAAATTACACTGGGAAAAACGCCAGATTCCCATTCCCGGCGATGATGAAGTGCTCATTAAAATAAAGGCAGTGGGGATTTGTGGGACAGATATTCATGCATGGGGCGGCAATCAGCCTTTTTTTAGCTATCCGCGTGTTCTTGGACATGAAATATGCGGTGAGATAATTGGGCTGGGTAAAAATATTCTTAATTTGAAGAGCGGCCAACAGGTTGCTGTGATTCCCTATGTCGCCTGCCGCCACTGCCCGGCCTGTCTGAGCGGCCGGACAAACTGCTGTGAGAACATTTCAGTGATCGGCGTGCATCGCGACGGCGGGTTTAGCGAATACCTCTGCGTTCCGGTAAACAATCTGCTGGTGGTGGATGATGTCGACCCTGAAGCCGTAGCGTTGATTGAGCCATTCGCCATTAGCGCCCACGCGGTGCGTCGCGCAGCGATCCAGCCGAGAGATCAGGTGCTGGTGGTCGGCGCGGGTCCGATTGGGCTCGGGGCGGCGGCGATCGCTAAGGCTGACGGCGCGCAGGTGGTGGTGGCGGATACCAGCCCGGCGCGGCGCGATCATGTGGCACAACATCTCGGCCTGACCACCCTCGATCCCTCCGATCCACTGTTTACCGAGCAACTGACGGCAACGTTTGGCGGTTCTCTGGCGCAGAAAGTGATTGACGCGACGGGAAATCAACAAGCAATGAACAACACCGTTAATTTAATCCGTCACGGCGGCAGCATCATTTTTGTTGGTCTGTTTAAGGGGGAACTGCAGTTCTCTGACCCGGAATTTCATAAGAAAGAGACGACGATGATGGGGAGTCGTAATGCGACAGAAGAGGATTTTGCCAAGGTGGGGCGGCTGATGACTGAAGGGAAAGTGACCGCCAGGATGATGCTGACCCATCGTTACGACTTCAAATCGCTGGCGGAAATTTACGAAAGCGACGTGATTAACAATCGTCAGCTGATCAAAGGCGTTATTCATTTTTAG
- a CDS encoding GntR family transcriptional regulator, giving the protein MSRSQNLRHNVINQVINDMARGFIPSPLPSQSALAEMYNISRTTVRHILCHLCERGVLSQVNHDYQILRQPEVQDGFDSSSASLAEQNRLFEQAFFTMINQRQLRAGERFSELQLARAAGVSPVVVREFLLKFSRYNLIESEKRGQWNMKKFEQSWAEQLFELREMLETHALQHFLNLPDSDARWLQAKTLLERHRTLRDSIGDSFRMFSQLDRDFHSLLLSAADNIFFNQSLEIISVIFHFHYQWDESDLKQRNIIAIDEHMTILSALICRSDLDANLALRNHLNTAKQSMINSIKQSESLAH; this is encoded by the coding sequence ATGAGTCGCTCACAAAACCTTCGTCACAATGTTATTAACCAGGTCATCAACGACATGGCGCGCGGCTTTATCCCCTCGCCGCTACCCTCGCAAAGCGCACTGGCGGAAATGTATAACATCAGCCGCACCACGGTGCGCCATATCCTTTGCCACTTATGCGAGCGCGGCGTCCTGAGCCAGGTCAATCACGACTACCAGATCCTTCGTCAACCGGAAGTACAGGACGGCTTCGATAGTTCCAGCGCCTCGCTGGCCGAACAAAACCGTCTCTTTGAACAAGCGTTTTTCACCATGATTAACCAACGCCAGTTACGCGCCGGAGAGCGGTTCTCCGAACTACAACTGGCGCGTGCCGCGGGCGTCAGCCCGGTTGTGGTCAGAGAGTTTTTACTAAAATTCAGCCGCTACAACCTGATTGAAAGCGAAAAACGCGGCCAGTGGAACATGAAGAAATTTGAGCAATCCTGGGCCGAACAACTGTTCGAATTGCGGGAAATGCTGGAAACTCACGCACTTCAACACTTTCTTAATCTGCCGGACAGCGATGCCCGCTGGCTGCAGGCCAAAACCTTGCTTGAGCGCCACCGCACTCTGCGGGACAGCATTGGCGACAGCTTTCGTATGTTCTCCCAGCTCGATCGTGATTTTCATTCGCTGCTGCTTTCCGCCGCGGATAATATATTTTTTAATCAATCCCTTGAGATTATCTCCGTGATCTTTCACTTCCACTATCAGTGGGATGAAAGCGACCTTAAACAGCGCAATATCATCGCTATTGACGAACATATGACTATCCTGAGCGCACTCATCTGTCGCAGCGATCTGGATGCCAACCTGGCGCTACGTAACCACCTGAACACCGCGAAGCAATCCATGATTAACTCTATCAAGCAAAGTGAATCGCTGGCGCATTAA